From a region of the Stenotrophomonas sp. BIO128-Bstrain genome:
- a CDS encoding TlpA disulfide reductase family protein produces the protein MTLALSGRVVAALFLASSLSLALPAAAAATAPFPAEGVWRGEFNIDGDPIPFNFEVKGKRSQDATFTLLNGSRTDRFKVTPRDDGTFSVRMNTYDAVLEGKVSEDGKHLVGQYKDLVPSRNGARNLAFTAEQGAAWRFVKPGQDEAPAADLSGKWAVQTIDKAARQDKRNQVALLKQEGNRLSGVFMTVVGDTRELEGTVQGNRFYLSGFSGPSPLLIRGTIDEDGNIQGAFGSGIYNVVKFEAEKSDKVELPDPYKLTFLKDGQERIDFSFPDLQGKQVSLRDDKYRGKVVIVEVIGTWCPNCTDQTYFLAPWFKQNQHRGVEAVAVAFEQEDNFDYFKKTLTTFKDYFDIRYDIVFGGIADKKVATEKLKGLNYMAAFPTTIIIGRDGKVREIYTGYTGTVTGEYHQDYVARFNSLLDGLIAEPDPYAASAATATTTPALAVAP, from the coding sequence ATGACACTGGCATTATCCGGTCGCGTCGTCGCGGCCCTGTTCCTCGCCTCAAGCCTGTCCTTGGCCCTGCCTGCAGCGGCCGCAGCCACCGCCCCATTTCCTGCCGAAGGCGTGTGGCGCGGCGAATTCAATATCGATGGCGATCCCATTCCGTTCAACTTCGAAGTAAAGGGAAAGCGTTCGCAGGACGCGACCTTTACCCTGCTCAACGGCAGCCGCACCGACAGATTCAAGGTCACCCCGCGCGATGACGGGACCTTCTCGGTGCGGATGAACACCTACGATGCGGTGCTCGAAGGCAAGGTCTCCGAGGATGGCAAGCACCTGGTCGGCCAGTACAAGGACCTGGTGCCCAGCCGCAACGGGGCGCGCAACCTTGCCTTCACCGCCGAACAGGGCGCGGCATGGCGCTTCGTCAAGCCCGGTCAGGACGAGGCACCGGCGGCGGACCTCAGCGGCAAGTGGGCCGTGCAGACCATCGACAAGGCCGCCCGCCAGGACAAGCGCAACCAGGTCGCCCTGCTCAAACAGGAAGGGAATCGCCTCTCCGGCGTGTTCATGACCGTGGTGGGTGATACCCGCGAGCTGGAAGGCACCGTGCAGGGCAACCGTTTCTACCTGTCCGGCTTCAGTGGGCCCAGCCCGCTGCTGATCCGCGGCACGATCGATGAAGACGGCAACATCCAGGGCGCGTTCGGCAGCGGCATCTACAACGTGGTGAAGTTCGAGGCCGAGAAGAGCGACAAGGTGGAGCTGCCGGATCCGTACAAGCTCACCTTCCTCAAGGATGGCCAGGAACGCATCGATTTCAGCTTCCCCGACCTGCAGGGCAAGCAGGTCTCGCTGCGCGACGACAAATACCGCGGCAAGGTGGTCATCGTTGAAGTGATCGGTACCTGGTGCCCGAACTGCACCGACCAGACCTATTTCCTGGCCCCGTGGTTCAAGCAGAACCAGCACCGTGGCGTGGAGGCGGTGGCGGTCGCCTTCGAGCAGGAAGACAACTTCGATTACTTCAAGAAGACCCTGACCACGTTCAAGGACTACTTTGATATCCGCTACGACATCGTGTTCGGCGGCATCGCCGACAAGAAAGTCGCTACCGAGAAACTCAAGGGCCTCAATTACATGGCCGCCTTCCCGACCACGATCATCATCGGCCGTGACGGCAAGGTCCGCGAGATCTACACCGGCTACACCGGCACCGTGACCGGGGAGTATCACCAGGATTATGTGGCCCGCTTCAACAGCCTGCTCGATGGACTGATTGCCGAGCCCGATCCGTATGCGGCAAGCGCCGCGACCGCAACCACGACGCCGGCACTGGCCGTCGCCCCGTAA
- a CDS encoding STAS domain-containing protein, whose protein sequence is MAALQQRTIDLIRSHQEPLLAAWAGNLAGSSQAQDGRLSSRELDQQVREFWRLFLEALSATEVSSIARVEWQDIRRFLEELSRERVLKGFNSSETASFIFSLKRPLFEVIQQGYVNDPAQLGDQLWAISELIDQLGLHTVSVFQKTREDVIQRQQEEMLELSTPVVKLWEGVLALPMIGTLDSQRTQVVMESLLQRIVDTGSEIAIIDITGVPTVDTLVAQHLLKTVTAIRLMGADAIISGVRPQIAQTIVHLGLDLQGIVTKANLADALALALKRTGQTVTRTAR, encoded by the coding sequence ATGGCGGCTTTGCAGCAGCGCACGATCGATCTCATTCGCAGCCATCAAGAGCCCCTGCTGGCCGCATGGGCCGGCAATCTGGCCGGTTCCAGCCAGGCCCAGGACGGCCGCCTGTCCTCCCGCGAGCTGGACCAGCAGGTCCGCGAGTTCTGGCGTCTGTTCCTGGAGGCGCTGTCGGCTACGGAGGTCAGCTCCATCGCACGGGTCGAGTGGCAGGACATCCGCCGCTTCCTGGAGGAACTTTCCCGCGAGCGCGTGCTGAAGGGCTTCAACTCGTCGGAGACCGCCAGCTTCATCTTCTCGCTGAAGCGACCGCTGTTCGAGGTGATCCAGCAGGGCTACGTGAATGATCCGGCGCAGCTGGGCGACCAGTTGTGGGCGATCTCCGAGCTGATCGACCAGTTGGGACTGCACACGGTCAGCGTGTTCCAGAAGACGCGCGAAGACGTGATCCAGCGCCAGCAGGAAGAGATGCTGGAGCTGTCCACGCCGGTGGTGAAGCTGTGGGAAGGCGTCCTCGCGCTGCCGATGATCGGCACGCTGGATTCGCAGCGCACCCAGGTGGTGATGGAATCGCTGCTGCAGCGCATCGTGGATACCGGTTCGGAAATCGCGATCATCGATATCACCGGCGTGCCCACCGTGGACACGCTGGTCGCACAGCATCTGCTGAAGACCGTGACCGCCATCCGCCTGATGGGTGCCGATGCGATCATCAGTGGCGTGCGGCCGCAGATCGCCCAGACCATCGTGCACCTCGGGCTGGACCTGCAGGGCATCGTGACCAAGGCCAACCTCGCCGACGCACTGGCACTGGCGCTCAAGCGCACCGGCCAGACCGTGACCCGGACTGCCCGCTGA
- a CDS encoding STAS domain-containing protein, which translates to MTLQDDLTEKIRSTSARGVLIDISALDIVDSFIGRMIATISSLARIMDATTVVVGMQPAVAITLVELGLTLSGVRTALNVERGMKLLQRTDEDEAAS; encoded by the coding sequence CTGACCCTGCAGGATGACCTCACCGAGAAGATCCGCAGCACCTCCGCGCGCGGCGTGCTGATCGATATTTCCGCACTGGATATCGTCGATTCGTTCATCGGCCGCATGATCGCGACCATTTCGTCGCTGGCCCGGATCATGGATGCCACCACGGTGGTGGTGGGCATGCAGCCGGCCGTGGCGATTACGCTGGTGGAGCTCGGCCTCACCCTCAGCGGCGTGCGCACCGCGCTCAACGTGGAGCGCGGCATGAAGCTGCTGCAGCGCACCGACGAAGACGAAGCGGCCTCATGA
- a CDS encoding anti-sigma regulatory factor → MSANSGSLPIRIEQDVVLARQAARQVCVACKLRLIDQTKLVTAASELARNAVIYGGGGTMDWDVVERGLRKGVRLVFADNGPGIPDVAQALTDGWSSGSGMGLGLSGSRRLVDEFELESAPGQGTRITITKWS, encoded by the coding sequence ATGAGTGCCAACAGTGGTTCGCTGCCGATCCGCATCGAGCAGGATGTGGTGCTGGCCCGCCAGGCCGCGCGCCAGGTGTGCGTGGCCTGCAAGCTGCGCCTGATCGACCAGACCAAGCTGGTTACTGCCGCCAGTGAGCTGGCCCGCAACGCCGTGATCTACGGTGGCGGCGGGACGATGGACTGGGACGTGGTCGAGAGGGGGCTGCGCAAGGGCGTGCGGCTGGTCTTCGCCGACAACGGGCCGGGCATTCCGGATGTCGCGCAGGCGCTGACCGATGGCTGGTCGTCCGGCTCGGGCATGGGCCTGGGGCTGTCCGGCTCACGCCGGCTGGTGGATGAATTCGAGCTGGAGAGTGCGCCGGGGCAGGGCACCCGCATCACGATCACCAAATGGAGCTGA
- a CDS encoding ATP-binding protein, whose translation MELNFAGQVTRVVVVEETSQVGQARREALALADHVGLDEMDAGRAALVATEMATNVLKHGRGGRMYLSVVCGRGGNGVELCTVDAGPGFSLAECLPDGYSTGGTQGLGLGAIQRQASVLDAWSDAKGAVVVARIYASRTPRDIDVAYGALRLPMRHELACGDAWHIRADARTVSLTVIDGLGHGLPAADAAWAGVDAVAHSAAGGAPALIGVLHAGMSGTRGGAAAVACVDVATGQVEFAGIGNIAASLCEPTSSRGLASHPGIVGVQYRKAQPFHFHAATGTLLVMHSDGLQARWSLRDYPGLFHRHPAVIVAVLQRDFDRGRDDAGIVALRLGDLH comes from the coding sequence ATGGAGCTGAACTTCGCAGGCCAGGTAACGCGGGTCGTGGTGGTCGAAGAAACCTCACAGGTCGGACAGGCGCGACGCGAAGCGCTGGCACTGGCCGATCATGTCGGCCTGGATGAAATGGACGCCGGCCGCGCGGCGCTGGTGGCGACCGAAATGGCGACCAACGTGCTCAAACATGGGCGCGGTGGCCGCATGTACCTGTCCGTGGTCTGCGGCCGCGGCGGCAACGGGGTGGAGCTGTGCACCGTGGACGCCGGCCCGGGCTTTTCCCTGGCCGAGTGCCTTCCGGACGGGTATTCGACCGGCGGCACCCAGGGCCTCGGGCTGGGCGCGATCCAGCGCCAGGCCAGCGTGCTCGATGCCTGGTCCGATGCCAAGGGGGCGGTGGTCGTGGCGCGGATCTACGCCAGCCGCACCCCGCGCGACATCGACGTGGCCTACGGCGCCCTGCGCCTGCCGATGCGCCACGAGCTGGCCTGCGGCGATGCATGGCATATCCGCGCAGACGCACGGACCGTGTCGCTCACGGTGATCGATGGCCTCGGCCACGGGCTTCCTGCGGCCGATGCTGCGTGGGCCGGTGTGGATGCGGTCGCGCATTCTGCCGCGGGCGGCGCACCGGCGTTGATCGGCGTGCTGCATGCCGGTATGTCCGGTACCCGGGGTGGCGCGGCAGCGGTGGCCTGCGTGGATGTGGCGACGGGCCAGGTGGAGTTCGCCGGCATCGGCAACATCGCCGCCAGCCTGTGCGAGCCCACCAGTTCGCGTGGGTTGGCCTCGCACCCGGGGATCGTGGGTGTGCAGTACCGCAAGGCACAACCATTCCATTTTCACGCGGCCACAGGCACGCTGCTGGTCATGCACAGCGATGGACTACAGGCGCGTTGGAGCCTGCGTGATTACCCCGGCCTGTTCCACCGTCATCCAGCAGTGATCGTGGCGGTGCTGCAGCGTGATTTTGATCGTGGCCGGGATGACGCCGGCATTGTTGCCCTGCGTCTTGGAGATCTGCATTGA
- a CDS encoding ATP-binding protein, whose product MSVTPNDEELQRLRLEADALRAELDETNQGVLALYAELDQQAEQLREVSELKSRFLSYMSHEFRTPLGSILSMTRLLEDGMDGPLTDEQRRQVRFISASTSELREMVDDLLDLAKIEAGRITISPAWFDLMDLFSALRGMFRPLVEGNQVDLVFEDPPVMPLLYTDDKKLAQILRNFISNALKFTPNGQVVVSTRLEGESAVRFSVRDTGIGIPAELQSTLFEDFVQVDTPLQKRLRGTGLGLSLCKRFAELLGGHVGVESEIGAGSDFYVVLPLTLATEAANGEP is encoded by the coding sequence TTGAGCGTCACCCCCAATGATGAGGAACTGCAGCGGCTGCGACTGGAAGCCGATGCGCTGCGTGCCGAGTTGGATGAAACCAATCAGGGCGTGCTCGCGCTGTATGCCGAGCTGGATCAGCAGGCCGAGCAGCTGCGCGAGGTCTCCGAGCTGAAGAGCCGGTTCCTGTCATACATGAGTCATGAGTTCCGCACGCCGCTGGGCTCGATCCTGAGCATGACGCGGCTGCTGGAAGACGGCATGGACGGCCCGCTGACCGACGAGCAGCGCCGCCAGGTGCGCTTCATCAGCGCCTCCACCAGCGAGCTGCGCGAGATGGTGGACGACCTGTTGGACCTGGCCAAGATCGAGGCCGGGCGGATCACCATTTCACCGGCCTGGTTCGACCTGATGGACCTGTTCTCGGCCCTGCGCGGCATGTTCCGCCCGCTGGTGGAAGGCAACCAGGTGGACCTGGTGTTCGAAGATCCGCCGGTGATGCCGTTGCTGTACACCGACGACAAGAAGCTGGCGCAGATCCTGCGCAACTTCATTTCCAACGCACTGAAGTTCACGCCCAATGGGCAGGTGGTGGTGTCGACCCGGTTGGAAGGGGAGAGCGCCGTGCGCTTCAGTGTGCGCGATACCGGCATCGGCATCCCCGCCGAACTGCAGTCCACCCTGTTCGAGGATTTCGTGCAGGTGGATACACCGCTGCAGAAACGCCTGCGCGGCACCGGGCTGGGGTTGTCACTGTGCAAGCGCTTTGCCGAGCTGCTTGGTGGGCACGTCGGGGTCGAAAGTGAAATCGGCGCAGGCTCGGACTTCTATGTGGTGTTGCCGCTGACCTTGGCCACGGAGGCCGCGAATGGCGAACCCTGA
- a CDS encoding response regulator, with translation MANPDRILVVDDNVATRYAVRRVLEHHGFHVEEAGTGGEGLERLAEHDFDALVLDVNLPDMSGFDVVRQLRENARLQLLPVVHVSAASIATGDMITGLNAGADAYLIHPVDPDVLLATLRSLLRARRAEEALRETEARFREIFRHINAPIAVLDADLNAHDANDAFTRLLGQQIGPGQLDQLLQDQAAPLSALKVALAEGERWQGTFSLRVGGAIRMTEWRVTPYQAAGQGLVLIEDTTEHHARANEQRQELESATSELAFQIAERERTEIELMQAQKMDALGQLTGGIAHDFNNLLTTIISGLDMIEIAASSGKWDKASRYVEIATGSAHRAAALTQRMLAFARKQPLDPQTFDVVARVRSLEDMLQRSIGENIELELELGPEPLIAVADPNQFENVILNLVINARDALAGQGLIRIRAGRAQIERDHELAPGHYITVTVLDNGVGIPTELLTKVFEPFFTTKPQGEGTGLGLSMTYGFARQSGGSARIASERGEGTEIELLLPEGRLQPVTQASVPAQLPRGSAERILLVDDTDSVRMMVREMLVEAGYQVVEAINAQQALLELHSDRELDLLLSDVGLPGMNGRELADAARALRPHLPVLFVTGYTESAAVRNEFLGQGMSLLPKPFSVNELLRGVRQMFNPG, from the coding sequence ATGGCGAACCCTGATCGCATCCTGGTGGTGGACGACAACGTAGCGACCCGCTATGCGGTGCGCCGGGTGCTCGAGCATCACGGGTTCCATGTCGAGGAAGCCGGTACCGGCGGGGAGGGGCTGGAACGTCTTGCCGAGCATGATTTCGATGCGCTGGTGCTGGATGTGAACCTGCCGGACATGAGTGGCTTCGATGTGGTCCGCCAGCTGCGCGAGAACGCACGCCTGCAGCTGCTGCCGGTGGTGCATGTCTCGGCGGCCTCGATCGCGACCGGCGACATGATCACCGGCCTCAACGCAGGCGCTGATGCGTATCTGATCCATCCGGTGGACCCGGATGTGCTGCTGGCCACGCTGCGCAGCCTGCTGCGCGCCCGCCGCGCGGAGGAAGCGCTGCGCGAGACTGAAGCGCGCTTCCGCGAAATCTTCCGCCATATCAATGCGCCCATCGCGGTGCTCGATGCCGACCTCAACGCGCACGACGCCAACGACGCGTTCACCCGTCTACTGGGCCAGCAGATCGGTCCGGGCCAACTCGATCAGCTGCTTCAGGATCAGGCCGCGCCGCTGAGTGCGTTGAAGGTCGCCCTCGCCGAGGGCGAGCGCTGGCAGGGAACCTTCAGCCTTCGCGTCGGCGGTGCGATCCGCATGACCGAGTGGCGGGTGACTCCCTATCAGGCCGCCGGCCAGGGGCTGGTGCTGATCGAAGACACGACCGAGCACCATGCGCGTGCCAACGAGCAGCGCCAGGAGCTGGAAAGCGCCACGTCCGAACTGGCCTTCCAGATCGCCGAACGCGAGCGCACCGAGATCGAGCTGATGCAGGCGCAGAAGATGGATGCGCTCGGCCAGCTCACCGGCGGCATCGCGCATGATTTCAACAACCTGCTGACCACGATCATCTCCGGGTTGGACATGATCGAGATCGCCGCCTCCAGCGGTAAATGGGACAAGGCCTCGCGCTACGTCGAGATCGCCACCGGCTCGGCGCACCGTGCCGCGGCGCTGACCCAGCGCATGCTGGCCTTCGCGCGCAAACAACCGCTGGACCCGCAGACCTTCGACGTCGTTGCGCGGGTGCGCTCGCTGGAAGACATGCTGCAGCGCTCGATCGGGGAGAACATCGAGCTTGAACTGGAGCTGGGCCCGGAGCCGTTGATCGCGGTGGCCGACCCGAACCAGTTCGAGAACGTGATCCTCAACCTGGTCATCAACGCCCGCGATGCGCTGGCCGGCCAAGGCCTGATCCGCATCCGCGCCGGGCGTGCGCAGATCGAGCGTGACCACGAACTGGCCCCGGGCCACTACATCACGGTCACCGTCCTGGACAACGGGGTGGGCATTCCCACCGAGCTGCTGACCAAGGTGTTCGAGCCGTTCTTCACGACCAAGCCGCAGGGCGAGGGCACCGGGTTGGGGTTGTCGATGACCTACGGGTTCGCGCGTCAGTCCGGTGGCAGCGCACGCATCGCGAGCGAGCGTGGCGAGGGGACGGAAATCGAGCTGCTGCTGCCGGAGGGCCGGCTTCAGCCGGTCACCCAGGCATCGGTACCGGCACAGCTGCCCCGTGGCAGCGCCGAACGCATCCTGCTGGTGGACGATACCGATTCGGTGCGGATGATGGTCCGGGAGATGCTGGTCGAAGCCGGATACCAGGTGGTCGAGGCCATCAACGCGCAGCAGGCGCTGCTGGAACTGCATTCGGACCGTGAGCTGGACCTGCTGCTGTCCGACGTCGGCCTGCCCGGCATGAACGGCCGCGAGCTTGCCGATGCGGCCCGGGCCCTGCGGCCGCACCTGCCGGTGCTGTTCGTCACCGGCTATACGGAAAGCGCCGCTGTCCGCAATGAATTCCTCGGGCAGGGGATGTCCCTGCTGCCCAAGCCGTTCAGTGTCAACGAACTGCTGCGGGGCGTGCGGCAGATGTTCAACCCGGGCTGA
- a CDS encoding CHAD domain-containing protein, protein MSPPAIGPAARALAARECTAIAEALSPQSDVHDAVHRARKTIRRLRALLALLENSHFETDQADAALRRLGQGLSALRDAHVVVDTCQRLAARQPALPWAEVGRRLTVRRDARLAQALARDPAFARRHAALGRIVRDLQAQPWESLGRRDLRKGLARSERRTAKAEKRAARSRDTEDLHRWRRRVRRLRMQLEALPTLDSALAASIKRSRPGRQARALHTLGDQLGWQQDLRMLRNLVRVMPGVEGRRALLAQMDAEGVAALG, encoded by the coding sequence ATGTCGCCACCCGCAATCGGCCCGGCCGCCCGCGCACTGGCGGCGCGTGAGTGCACGGCCATCGCCGAGGCGCTTTCGCCCCAATCCGATGTCCACGATGCCGTGCATCGCGCGCGCAAGACCATCCGGCGCCTGCGCGCGCTGCTCGCACTGCTGGAGAACAGCCATTTTGAGACAGACCAGGCTGATGCGGCCCTGCGGCGCCTCGGGCAAGGGCTGTCGGCATTGCGTGATGCCCACGTGGTGGTGGACACCTGCCAGCGCCTGGCCGCGCGGCAGCCCGCCCTGCCATGGGCGGAGGTCGGCAGACGGCTGACGGTGCGCCGCGACGCACGCCTTGCCCAGGCGCTCGCACGCGACCCGGCGTTTGCACGCCGCCACGCGGCACTGGGACGTATCGTGCGGGATCTCCAGGCCCAGCCATGGGAGTCCCTTGGAAGGCGTGACCTGCGCAAGGGGCTGGCGCGTAGTGAGCGGCGTACCGCCAAGGCGGAAAAGCGCGCCGCACGCAGCCGCGATACCGAGGATCTGCACCGCTGGCGCCGGCGGGTACGCCGCCTGCGCATGCAGCTGGAAGCACTGCCAACGCTGGACAGCGCGCTGGCTGCCTCGATCAAGCGCAGCCGCCCGGGCCGACAGGCGCGGGCACTGCACACGCTGGGCGATCAGCTGGGCTGGCAGCAGGATCTACGGATGCTGCGCAACCTGGTGCGGGTGATGCCGGGTGTGGAGGGCCGCCGTGCACTGCTTGCGCAGATGGATGCGGAGGGGGTGGCTGCGCTGGGTTGA
- a CDS encoding asparaginase — translation MPTPRISIATLGGTLSMQHQQGGEGITPALAGDALLATVPAISDIAQIGVQSLSLVPSASLDFNLLLQVLAWADRQIEEGADGVVVTQGTDTLEETAAFLDYLWTHDAPLVVTGAMRPAGQAGADGPGNILDATLVACTADSRARGVLVVMNAEVHEARHVRKSSTLALHAFTSPVVGPVGLMIEGRACFLRPARARMLVPLPTRTHQKIALLEATLAADTLLLEQLLPLGYEGLVIAGFGAGHVSASWSNVLARIATKIPVLVGTRTGSGPTAQCTYGFEGGEIGLIRNGLRMCGLLCPRKARLLLWLLAGSGRQDDLVDYLREYTLPTPGRPS, via the coding sequence TTGCCGACACCCCGAATCTCCATCGCCACGCTTGGCGGCACGCTGAGCATGCAGCACCAACAGGGAGGCGAAGGAATCACACCCGCCCTGGCTGGCGACGCCTTGCTTGCCACCGTGCCTGCCATTTCCGATATCGCGCAGATCGGCGTGCAAAGCCTGAGTCTGGTCCCCAGCGCATCGCTGGACTTCAACCTGCTGCTGCAGGTGCTGGCGTGGGCGGACCGTCAGATCGAAGAAGGTGCTGACGGCGTGGTTGTCACCCAGGGCACGGATACCCTGGAGGAGACCGCCGCATTCCTCGATTACCTCTGGACTCACGATGCCCCCCTGGTCGTTACAGGGGCGATGCGCCCGGCGGGACAGGCCGGGGCGGACGGCCCCGGCAACATACTGGACGCCACCCTGGTTGCCTGCACTGCCGACAGTCGCGCACGCGGTGTCCTGGTCGTCATGAACGCCGAGGTCCACGAGGCCAGGCATGTACGGAAGTCGAGCACGCTGGCCCTTCATGCCTTCACTTCGCCCGTGGTGGGTCCCGTCGGCCTGATGATCGAAGGCCGCGCCTGCTTTCTTCGCCCGGCGCGCGCCCGCATGCTGGTGCCCTTGCCAACGCGTACGCACCAGAAGATTGCGCTCCTGGAAGCAACACTTGCTGCCGATACCCTGCTGTTGGAGCAGTTGCTGCCGCTGGGCTACGAAGGCCTCGTCATCGCGGGTTTCGGCGCAGGTCACGTCAGTGCATCCTGGTCCAACGTCCTGGCGCGCATTGCCACGAAGATTCCGGTCCTCGTGGGCACGCGTACGGGGTCGGGACCGACCGCACAGTGCACCTATGGCTTTGAGGGTGGCGAGATCGGTCTGATCCGCAATGGTCTCCGGATGTGTGGGCTGCTGTGTCCGCGCAAAGCCCGGCTGCTTCTCTGGCTGTTGGCAGGTAGCGGCCGACAGGACGACCTCGTCGACTACCTCCGCGAGTACACCTTGCCCACGCCAGGCCGACCCAGTTGA
- a CDS encoding nitrilase family protein, producing MSNAVSAVRIAVLQFDPQVGVHNGQVNLGKSLSLAREAVENGATLIVLPELANTGYLFADRQDAYAHAEVIPDGPSTRAWTDFAREHQIHLAAGLAERDGVHLYDTAVLMGPDGLIGKYRKAHLWNKEKLWFSPGNLGFPVFETSIGRIGLMICWDVWFPEVPRLLSQQGADIICSLNNWVWTPPPLFDDAGKCMASYLTMTAAHVNNVFIAAANRVGSECGERFLGCSLIAGTNGWPIAPVAPAEHQAIVYADIDLSTARSAPIWNALNDLHRDRRTDLYDPMLGYRQHPSLPR from the coding sequence ATGAGCAATGCCGTCAGCGCAGTACGCATCGCCGTCTTGCAGTTCGACCCTCAGGTCGGGGTGCATAACGGTCAGGTCAATCTGGGCAAGAGCCTGTCGCTGGCGCGGGAGGCGGTCGAAAACGGTGCCACGCTTATCGTGCTGCCCGAGCTGGCCAATACAGGCTATCTGTTCGCAGATCGTCAGGATGCCTATGCACATGCCGAGGTCATTCCCGACGGGCCCAGCACCCGCGCCTGGACCGATTTCGCAAGGGAACACCAGATCCACCTCGCCGCGGGACTGGCCGAGCGTGATGGGGTGCATCTGTATGACACGGCTGTCCTGATGGGGCCGGATGGCCTCATCGGCAAGTATCGAAAGGCGCATCTCTGGAACAAGGAAAAGCTGTGGTTCTCGCCAGGAAACCTCGGTTTCCCGGTGTTCGAAACCAGCATCGGCCGGATTGGATTGATGATCTGCTGGGATGTCTGGTTCCCGGAGGTGCCACGCCTGCTGAGCCAGCAGGGCGCCGACATCATCTGCAGCTTGAACAACTGGGTATGGACGCCCCCGCCGCTGTTCGACGACGCGGGAAAGTGCATGGCGTCGTACCTGACAATGACCGCAGCGCACGTCAACAACGTCTTCATCGCTGCCGCCAACCGCGTTGGCAGCGAGTGCGGTGAACGCTTCCTTGGATGCTCACTCATTGCGGGTACCAACGGCTGGCCAATCGCGCCGGTGGCCCCGGCGGAGCACCAGGCCATCGTCTATGCCGACATCGACCTGTCGACCGCCCGCAGCGCTCCCATCTGGAATGCTTTGAACGATCTGCATCGTGATCGACGCACTGATCTCTACGACCCGATGCTGGGCTATCGCCAACATCCCTCTCTGCCGCGGTGA